TCCTGAGCCAGGATCAAACTCTCCATAAAAGAAAGATTTGAATAGCTCATAAAATAAAAATTGAATTAACGTTGACGTTTTTCTTTGTTCAGTTTTCAAGGAACACGGTTACTGATTCTAAATCTTATAAAGATTTTTATCAATGATAACCTTCATACTCCTTTCGACTTAATTCCCGACGAAGAAGTAATGTTTTTTTAGTTTCGCTCAACAGCGACTTTTATAATTTATCATCATTCAAGACGAAAGTCAACGCTTTTTCTCTACTTTTTTATACAACCATTATATCCCAAATGTTGACTTGTATAAAAAAATGCATGTAGGTATCTAACCCACATGCATTGGCCATCATCTTTCTAAATCTTAATGTATAATTTTATCAATAAAATATTTACGATTATTCCTTAAATCCAATAATTGTTCGGACTTTTTAATTTTAATGATTGGCCGCAGAGGAGCTTTAGAATCAACAAACATGACATCCCCAATTGAACCATCGTTTAGTTTAACGGTAGAACCTAATGAGAAACCAGCTACATATCGTACCAGGTTTTGAACAATTTCTAAATCAAACTTTCCAAAACTATCTTCTATCATGTTCTCCACAACCTTAAAAGGAGATAATGAGATAAAGTTGCCTTCTCCACTACACATTTCATGGTAATACGCAGCGATGGATATCACTCGTGAAAATTTGTGTATCCGATTAGCTGACTCTCTTTGAGGGTAACCTGACCCATCTAATCTTTCATGATGTTGAAGGATAGCTAGTTTAGTTGCATCCTTAATCGACGGTATGTTTTGAATTAACTTATAACTGTAGAGAGGATGTTTTTTAATTTCTTCTTTTTCTTCAAATGTATTTTTTCCTAGTTTCTTAAGCACTTTTTGATCGACCCTAGCTAACCCACAATCGGCTAGAATGCCCGCAATTGCTATTTGTGCTGCTTCTCCTGCTGGCAAGTTGCTTTTTATTGCTAAGAAACCACTGATAAGCCCAGTAGCTACACTGTGATGATATAAATAATCTTGTTTCTTTGCATATCTATGAATCATAACAAGTTCTTCAGGCTTTTTGGTGAAGGAAATAAATAATGGAATTATACAGTCCCTTATTTTCAAGATATCAATTGGTGACCCAGCTTGCCAACTTTTGAACTCATTTTTATACAAGTCAACTGCACTCATGTATTGAGTATAGAAGCTTGTCTTTTCACTAGATATAGATGTTTCCTCTCCTATACCCTCATTCGGGAAAGGATCTCCGTTTTCTAGTAATTTCTCTACCTCAACCTCATCAATTAAAAATGCTTCTAGCACTTCTAATACTTCTTGGTTTACTACAGTTCTCTTTAACACTATTGGATGATTAGATTTGCTATAAACATCTTTATTTATAATACATCCTTCTATTAAGTCATACACTTTAACTTTCATACTCCACCTCTTGTATGAAAATTTCTTTTTATTCTATTATAGCTTGTTTCTTATGCCTTTTTTGTAAAATTTATCATTTTGT
The nucleotide sequence above comes from Bacillus carboniphilus. Encoded proteins:
- a CDS encoding HD-GYP domain-containing protein, with amino-acid sequence MKVKVYDLIEGCIINKDVYSKSNHPIVLKRTVVNQEVLEVLEAFLIDEVEVEKLLENGDPFPNEGIGEETSISSEKTSFYTQYMSAVDLYKNEFKSWQAGSPIDILKIRDCIIPLFISFTKKPEELVMIHRYAKKQDYLYHHSVATGLISGFLAIKSNLPAGEAAQIAIAGILADCGLARVDQKVLKKLGKNTFEEKEEIKKHPLYSYKLIQNIPSIKDATKLAILQHHERLDGSGYPQRESANRIHKFSRVISIAAYYHEMCSGEGNFISLSPFKVVENMIEDSFGKFDLEIVQNLVRYVAGFSLGSTVKLNDGSIGDVMFVDSKAPLRPIIKIKKSEQLLDLRNNRKYFIDKIIH